One Saccharothrix australiensis genomic window carries:
- a CDS encoding Gp37-like protein, with protein sequence MPRCSPDRCAGRNDRSTRPGTRYASPGGTTWSGCATAWCTPSPPRPPAVLDQRLRRAHRPLLGRAALLRQPQRRQRRVVAPRVPGLQIAADPVAGTTVTGRGRWQQLLPFLQDLAIAGGDIGFRVRQDGAALVFEVFRPRDLSSRIKLSTELGTLARYEYRFPSRPRTSSSWAAAERAPPAPSARPGRRVHRRRLAAHRAMGGPARHLRHRCARQEIRAQVLSEAGEVSWASPRSTWST encoded by the coding sequence GTGCCACGGTGTTCTCCGGACCGATGCGCCGGCCGGAACGACAGGTCGACGAGACCGGGAACGCGGTACGCATCACCGGGTGGGACGACATGGTCTGGTTGCGCCACCGCCTGGTGCACCCCGAGCCCACCACGCCCGCCCGCCGTACTCGACCAGCGACTACGACGTGCGCACCGGCCACTGCTCGGCCGTGCTGCTCTACTACGTCAACCGCAACGCCGCCAGCGGCGCGTTGTCGCCCCGCGCGTACCCGGCTTGCAGATCGCCGCCGACCCGGTGGCCGGTACCACGGTCACCGGCCGCGGCCGGTGGCAGCAGTTGCTGCCGTTCCTCCAGGATCTGGCGATCGCCGGCGGGGACATCGGGTTCCGCGTCCGGCAGGACGGCGCAGCCCTGGTCTTCGAGGTGTTCCGGCCCAGGGACCTGTCGTCCCGGATCAAGCTGTCCACCGAGCTGGGCACGCTCGCCAGGTACGAGTACCGATTTCCCAGCCGGCCGCGAACTTCTTCGTCGTGGGCGGCAGCGGAGAGGGCACCGCCCGCACCGTCCGCGAGGCCAGGACGCCGCGTCCATCGCCGCCGGCTGGCCGCGCATCGAGCGATGGGTGGACCGGCGCGACACCTCCGACACCGGTGTGCTCGACAGGAGATCCGCGCGCAGGTGCTGTCCGAGGCGGGCGAGGTGTCCTGGGCATCACCCCGGTCGACCTGGAGCACATGA